In a genomic window of Glycine max cultivar Williams 82 chromosome 13, Glycine_max_v4.0, whole genome shotgun sequence:
- the LOC100817732 gene encoding probable bifunctional methylthioribulose-1-phosphate dehydratase/enolase-phosphatase E1, protein MAAIGLNGVKVGTTSSQAYLEGKAVKETRALMAELCRHFYTLGWVTGTGGSISMKVHDDSIPRPQQLILMAPSGVQKERMEPEDMYVLSHSGSVLSAPSPKPWPHKPPKCSDCDPLFKKAYEMCDAAAVFHSHGIESCLVTMINPLSKEFRITHMEMIKGIKGHGYYDELVVPIIENTAYEYQLTESFAKAIEDYPKATAVLVRNHGVFVWGDSWISAKTQSECYHYLFDAALKLHQMGLDWSTPNHGPIQSARRGLSIAGESNVSVKARKSNGDSDPLPRCVVLDIEGTTTPISFVSEVLFPYARDNVGRHLSLTYDTPETKADIKLLRSQVQSDLEQGIAGAVPIPPDDAGKQEVIAALVANVDAMIKADRKITALKELQGHIWKTGYENNELEGIVYDDVPEALEKWHALGIKVYIYSSGSRLAQRLIFGKTNHGDLRKYLSGFFDTTVGNKRETRSYVEISESLGVEKPSDILFVTDVYQEATAATAAGLEVIISIRPGNGPLPDNHGFKTIKSFSEI, encoded by the exons aTGGCAGCCATTGGTCTGAATGGCGTAAAGGTTGGGACGACGTCGTCTCAGGCGTACCTTGAAGGCAAGGCAGTGAAGGAGACGAGAGCGTTGATGGCTGAACTGTGTCGCCATTTCTACACCCTTGGATGGGTGACAGGGACAGGTGGCAGCATCTCCATGAAGGTCCACGATGACTCCATCCCCAGGCCTCAACAGCTCATACTCATGGCCCCTTCTG GTGTTCAGAAAGAAAGAATGGAGCCAGAGGACATGTATGTGTTATCACACAGTGGGTCTGTCTTGTCTGCTCCATCTCCTAAACCTTGGCCGCACAAGCCTCCTAAGTGTAGTGATTGTGATCCACTTTTCAAGAAG GCATATGAAATGTGTGATGCTGCGGCTGTTTTCCACAGTCACGGAATAGAGTCTTGTCTCGTAACAATGATCAATCCATTATCAAAGGAGTTTCGA ATCACTCACATGGAAATGATAAAAGGAATCAAGGGGCATGGCTATTATGATGAACTTGTTGTCCCCATAATTGAGAATACGGCCTACGAGTATCAGCTCACGGAATCTTTTGCTAAAGCT ATTGAAGACTACCCAAAAGCAACAGCAGTGCTTGTTCGCAACCATGGGGTATTTGTCTGGGGAGACTCATGGATCAGTGCTAAAACACAG TCTGAGTGTTACCATTACCTCTTTGATGCTGCTCtcaaacttcatcaaatgggaTTGGATTGGTCAACTCCAAATCACGGTCCAATACAAAGTGCAAGAAGGGGTCTAAGTATTGCTGGGGAGTCAAATGTGTCAGTTAAAGCAAGGAAATCTAATGGTGACAGTGATCCATTGCCA CGTTGCGTTGTTCTTGACATTGAAGGAACTACTACTCCCATATCATTTGTTTCCGAGGTTCTCTTCCCATATGCCCGTGATAATGTTGGGAGGCATCTATCTCTAACATATGATACCCCCGAGACCAAAGCTGATATCAAGTTGCTTCGTTCCCAA GTTCAAAGTGACCTTGAACAAGGGATTGCAGGTGCTGTGCCTATCCCTCCAGATGATGCTGGGAAACAGGAAGTCATTGCTGCACTTGTTGCCAATGTGGATGCTATGATTAAAGCTGATAGAAAGATCACTGCCTTAAAAGAGTTGCAG GGTCATATATGGAAAACTGGCTATGAGAATAATGAATTGGAGGGAATAGTTTATGATGATGTACCAGAAGCTCTAGAAAAGTGGCACGCCTTGGGTATAAAG GTATACATATATTCTAGTGGTAGCAGATTGGCTCAAAGGCTAATATTTGGAAAAACCAACCATGGGGacctaagaaaatatttatctgGGTTTTTTGACACTACAGTGGG GAACAAAAGAGAGACACGCAGTTATGTTGAAATTTCTGAGTCACTCGGTGTTGAAAAACCATCAGATATTTTATTTGTCACTGATGTATATCAAGAAGCCACAGCTGCAACGGCTGCAG GTTTGGAGGTGATAATTTCTATTCGACCTGGAAATGGACCCCTCCCTGACAATCATGGCTTCAAGACAATCAAATCCTTCTCGGAGATCTAA
- the LOC100818804 gene encoding VQ motif-containing protein 19, which yields MEISSRLQERENHNHIHNHNHPSPMNSPTSNVSNCMSSSNSNGIQIPTPPLTPKTIPRSDSNPYPTTFVQADTSTFKQVVQMLTGSSDTTKQASQDPQPPQPPSSSSSRNFNIPPIKAPPKKQQGGFKLYERRNSLKNSLMLNTLMPNFAYNHNNNSPSFSPRNNMPEILSPSLLDFPSLALSPVTPLNDDPFDKSSPSLGNSSEEDKAIAEKGFYLHPSPMTTPRDSEPQLLPLFPVTSPRVSSQSPS from the coding sequence ATGGAAATCAGCTCAAGGCTTCAAGAAAGAGAGAACCACAACCACATCCATAACCATAACCACCCTTCTCCTATGAACTCTCCAACAAGCAATGTGAGCAACTGCATGAGCAGCAGCAACAGCAATGGCATCCAAATCCCAACACCACCACTCACTCCCAAAACCATTCCCAGATCTGATTCCAACCCTTACCCTACCACTTTTGTCCAAGCTGACACCTCCACTTTCAAGCAAGTAGTCCAAATGCTAACTGGCTCATCAGACACCACAAAACAAGCATCACAAGATCCACAACCACCACaaccaccatcatcatcatcatccagAAACTTCAACATACCCCCCATCAAGGCCCCACCAAAGAAGCAACAAGGAGGCTTCAAGCTCTATGAGAGGAGGAACAGCCTCAAGAACAGCCTCATGCTCAACACCTTGATGCCCAATTTTGCTTATAATCACAACAACAATTCTCCAAGCTTCTCACCAAGAAACAACATGCCTGAGATCCTCTCCCCAAGCCTTCTTGACTTCCCTTCCCTTGCTCTAAGCCCTGTTACACCATTGAATGATGACCCTTTTGACAAGTCCTCCCCTTCATTGGGGAACTCGTCAGAGGAGGATAAAGCCATAGCTGAAAAGGGCTTCTACTTGCATCCCTCTCCCATGACCACTCCAAGAGACTCAGAACCACAACTCTTGCCTTTGTTCCCAGTTACCTCACCTAGAGTCTCATCACAATCACCTTCTTGA